aaatggTAGCTTTTGACATTGTACAACCAAAATAGCTAGAAATCATCTACATGCACCTCTTGGACAGAACTACAACCAAATTTACAGAACCTCAAAGAAATTCCTTTTctaataaaaagttatttatagAACTGtcaaggtttgttttttttaaccactaaaagaagattaaaaaaaaaaatcagtcacAACTATGgtacaaaatgcattttgaagAATTATTATACCTGTCAATAGTGCTAAGGGACATTGTTATTGTTGATCAACTTTATTGCAAGATAATCACAACCTTATAGGCAACCTGGCAAAGAATAGGTTAAATACAAGTACAACATAACAGTCTGTGTCAATAGTAAATGCATAAAACGTGTTACTGATAAAATGTACACAAATCCAGTGTTTACAGATTGTGTGGATCGTCCAGGACCAACTGCGTTTGACgtcatttatgtgttttttcctcctttctctTGTTATTCTGTGAAGGAGAGGGACTCCTCTCCCTTCTTGAATACCCATGGCTTTTGTAGGGATGTCTTCTGTCCGTCCTCGAATCCCTTTTCTCCTTACCATGTTCCTCTGATTTATTTATGTCCCTTTTGCTGTCGGGATCTTGTTCCTTTGACAGTGGCATTGTATTCTTAATAGTATTGATCAGAAATCGCTTGTTGGTGCTTGCGAGTGGACATTTCATCCTGCGGATAAATCATACAAAATTGCAAAGAATTCAATTTCAATTGTCCTAAATCTCCCAATAATTTGGTAATGAGCTTTCATTGTGCGCCACCTAGTGTACAATTTGGGAAGGGAGCCGTGCCCAATCAGACACTGGTTTATTTGGACCAAAGGCAATAgtaaatattgtaataaataaaattaaaacatttccctGAAATAAGAATTGTAGAAGTAGAGCTGTATGTTAATTTGATGATTGTTCCCAGATATATAGTGGGGTTTAAAAAATTTTGTCGTAATTACAAGCAAAAATAACAGTTCCACCCAAGCcctaacaaaaaatgtttttggaagCACTGCGATACCCcagattaaaatataattatatatttatacttatttaACCATAATTAAATTGAGTTATGTTTAATTCAAAATGTATATCAAGTCATTCAGATTGCCGCATGtacatttcttttgtttcccttAATTTGAAACCTTGTTGTTGTAACAAATGTGGGTCTCATACGTATGTCATCTGAACACTGGTGCTTTGCTAGCATACATTTGGCATTGGCTACTGCATCAATAACTTTAAAGGGAGTGCGGTTGACCATGTACAAAATGTGTGCATACTAATGtttcctggtttcagtagaggtGGCAATGTGAACACTTAAACAAGACACAACTCTAATTTTGGAATAAAGAATGCATGTGCAAATTTGCATGCAGCAACACGTTTTGGGGcccatgaaaatatttattatttttgaaattatCTATTCTATGGTATTCTTTCAAATATAGTTTCTAAACTATTGATCTATCTGTGATCCTCTGAGGGGAGTAAGGAAACACAGCCGGTTGAAGGTACCTGAGGAAATATCATCTTGGGTAACTTCTATAGAACAGAAATAGTAATATTAACAAGGTCTGTCACGTGGGACTTAACTTCACCCATTTAATAACAaggatacatataaatatagcgTGCTAAATATCGCTAAACAGATATAAGAACATTGATGTCAACATACCAGCCCATTGCACCCATAGTCTCAGATCGAATCTTTCCACGTTTTGCTTCACTAAGAAGTTCTTTTACTGCTTCcctgtgtaaaaaataaataaataataaaacaggtgccttttcagaaaaaaaagcaatatggtTTTTGCATTGTAATAAAACTATACCAATAAGAAGCTGACCATTTGAACCACGTCAAACATTTCTTCGCGTTAAAGCTGCAATTTcattattgtaaaatatttaatgtctgCCATTCAATAAAATTAACTGGCTGTCATAGTGAACGTGTTACCGTACTCTACCATTTACTACTGCCCCTTAGTCAACTATTATAAGGAGTAGGAACCACCATGTGATGGAGAGCGATGGTTATGAGATTAGACTTGAGTGCGTGGCAGCATATTTAGCACTTAAATTGTTGTACCATGACATAATTTTATATTCGGATATTCTGATCACAGAACTTAAACAGGGACTAAACATGCAGTAGCGGTAAATATTTATCTGCAATGCATCTTTATATCCATATTCTCATCACAGGACTAATGCTAAAAAATAAGCTAATTATAGAACGTCCCTGATGCCTACAACATTTTGCACTATAATTGCTCTTTatgcacaataatatatatattatatatatatatacacacacacacacacacattacccaAACTACTACGGGGGCAGTAACACTTCCAGGAATCATTCAGAATACTTTTACGCTTCTCTTACCTCAACACATCatttaacacaattaaaaagaaacacaaagcaCACGATACTTGTTCAACAGATACAAGGGTAGCCCACAAAGGGCATACAATCATCTATATGTGCCTTTTGCAAACAGAAAGCTACCAGACACACGTCACTAAAAATTAAAGACGGAAACTGATTAAGTTAAGTACATCGCTTTGGATTTTAAGATAATTAAAACATAcacggaaaaagaaaaaaaaatagaacatttccagcatgcaaaataataaattacaccAAAATTCACCCACCACACATAATTTGGCCCTGCGAAAAACAACATTTACCGCACCATGGTATAGCCTTTTTTGGTATTTAcatgtatacagggctggggaaaaaatgcttttaacaTCCTCACATCACTATTCATTAGGAAGGGCCAACGCTGCCAGGTTACTCCAGTAAGAAAAATTAAGCTGGCCCTGTAAGATGTATTAACGCATGAGGGGACTTTGAATAAGTCGCAttcatttaactatacattataaagggccagcaTAGCTCTTCCGCCAGCAGAAATACAGTAGGGTTGGTCCTTTGCAGCGTAAAgaggctgaaacacaactctaaTGTAAACTcgccatttagtgaataaaccccaccgACTTAGCAACCAATAGTTATGAGTGAAGCGATCTAGTGAACCATTTTAAATTGGACCTAACAAGGCCCTGTATTTTACCTAAAGCCGGCTAGTAACACTGGCTAGTAGCCGACCTGGTTCTTTAACCCAAGATTGTAAAATTCATCTTTAAGCACGAATAGGATTCTAATATCAATTATCAATGCAGGCAAGCAGAAACCCCTGAAATATTTACAAGTTCTAGAAGCAGGTACACAATATAATGCTGTGCGaactagcttcatttttgcTGACTAAGGAACCGTCACCAGCCCCGAAGCTGCCTGTCACACGCACgggaataaatacagaaacaataAAGGAATCACATTATAAACCAAAACTCCGTACCGCTCCAACTCGGACTCAGACTCCTGCATGGTACCGGTGGCCTCAGAAGAAGGCCCGGAAGTACTATCGGACACGCCAGCCATCGGTTAGCAACGTGACGCCAACCAAAGATAGACCACTTCCGGTAACGTACGACAGTTCTACGTTATTTCACGCTTCGCCAATAGCGTGCTCCGAGAGCAGAAATAAGGGCGTTAAAAGAACATCTTATCGGGCCTTTGGTAGCCGGCCTGTGATTGGTTGAGCCTCATTGGTCTTGTCATGCATGGTCCTGATCGCCTCACGCTAATGATAATCGTTAAGAACAGCGTCAAAAACAGTAGAATGTTATACATTTCGATAGATTACCTCATATGGGATTTGGAATAGGTCGCTTGCTATTAATTAGTATAATTGctattaattacatttctagGTAACTAATTATGCACAATTGAATAAACTGCAAATTCTATTAAACCTGAAATATTGGGCACCAGTAATATCAAGGTTTACACTTGCAagaaataattagcatttttaccTGGACTGGTACCAGACTCCCAGCAGCCCAATCCGGCTAGCTTTGCCATGTTGTCCATTTTGCCTGGATGTATCAAATTTTTATACGTTGCCAAACACTACATAAAGCGCTTCCTTGCACGTGTAAATGTGATTGAAGCAATCCGTTTTCTTCTGAAAGGTGGTTGGTGACAGCTCGTGAGAATTCTAGATGTCCATGAAAAATGGCGGATAAGGCACGTGTCAGTGTCTGGGAGCGTTGTCTGTTAATAGGCTTTCTCCTATAGGATGTCCAATATAACAACGGTATAAAGCAAACAGGTAATGCGTTAGTAACAGGATTACTGCGTGCCTAATGGGAAGCAAAGGTGTTTAGTCTGTAAACCAGCGAGACATGAGCAGACATGCGCAATGCATGGTTAAACCAGTGAGATCACGCTAGAAATCACAGTGATATCAAACTCATAGTTCAATGATTAAACAACTAGAATAAACACTAGTGCTTGCTCCGTTTGACCTTCCATATTACTGTTCCAATAAATTCGGATTTGTGGCTACCATGCAATGTATCGCATGCACGCCTATAtaatattgctttatttatatagcgcccgcAGAGTCTGTAACTGTTACAGTCAGAGGAATGAAAATCACTCTAAATAACACacaggtacaaaaggagaagagggccctgctcttggcTAGACTCAAATTGTAGGATAGCCCATTATaaactggtcagcaatatgtgaaatgtatatgaaTCCTCTTTAATAAAGGCGATGTAGTTAGTCATAAATaatatgtagcatttttttaTCATCTCTGAATGTGATATTcataccccaaacatttgaagagGTTGAAGAGACTTGTTTTAGAGGTGTGTAAGCAAAGCATTTGGAAGACTagtaatgtattttacatttcctgtttatatacacatgGTGATACATTTTATGACAAAATGATGCagatcacatatttttttttaagtgttacaAAGGTTTAAG
This sequence is a window from Spea bombifrons isolate aSpeBom1 chromosome 2, aSpeBom1.2.pri, whole genome shotgun sequence. Protein-coding genes within it:
- the POLR1D gene encoding protein POLR1D; translation: MAGVSDSTSGPSSEATGTMQESESELEREAVKELLSEAKRGKIRSETMGAMGWMKCPLASTNKRFLINTIKNTMPLSKEQDPDSKRDINKSEEHGKEKRDSRTDRRHPYKSHGYSRRERSPSPSQNNKRKEEKTHK